From Cellulomonas dongxiuzhuiae, the proteins below share one genomic window:
- a CDS encoding carbohydrate ABC transporter permease, whose translation MVTTENVTHLDEQLSKPTVYATRTVKDTRGYRVFYVVNATLLVIIAGVTLYPFVNLLAQAFSSESYINAGQVNLWPKGFNVTTFSLVMSDSMFWRNYQNTVYYTGVATLVAMVLTTTFAYAISKYHLKGRKVFIGIAVFTMFFNGGLIPNYVLVNELGLRNSVWAIALPNAISVFNLLVMKSFFENFSTEIEEAAEIDGLSTYGKLLRIVLPLSKAVIATMILFYAVSFWNSWFAAFLYMDHRDLYPVTVYLRNLIAGATSVDGAAGSAEATQIAANVKAVTMLLTVLPIVCLYPFLQRYFVSGVMLGSVKQ comes from the coding sequence GTGGTGACCACCGAGAACGTCACGCACCTCGACGAGCAGCTGTCGAAGCCGACCGTCTACGCCACCCGCACCGTCAAGGACACCCGGGGCTACCGGGTCTTCTACGTCGTCAACGCGACGCTGCTGGTGATCATCGCGGGCGTCACGCTGTACCCGTTCGTCAACCTGCTGGCCCAGGCGTTCAGCTCCGAGTCGTACATCAACGCCGGCCAGGTGAACCTGTGGCCCAAGGGCTTCAACGTCACGACGTTCAGCCTGGTGATGAGCGACTCGATGTTCTGGCGCAACTACCAGAACACCGTCTACTACACGGGCGTCGCGACGCTCGTCGCGATGGTCCTCACCACGACGTTCGCCTACGCGATCTCCAAGTACCACCTCAAGGGTCGCAAGGTCTTCATCGGCATCGCCGTCTTCACCATGTTCTTCAACGGCGGCCTGATCCCGAACTACGTGCTCGTGAACGAGCTCGGGCTGCGCAACTCGGTGTGGGCCATCGCGCTGCCCAACGCCATCAGCGTGTTCAACCTGCTCGTCATGAAGTCGTTCTTCGAGAACTTCTCGACCGAGATCGAGGAAGCCGCGGAGATCGACGGGCTGAGCACCTACGGCAAGCTCTTGCGGATCGTGCTGCCGCTGAGCAAGGCCGTCATCGCCACGATGATCCTGTTCTACGCCGTCTCCTTCTGGAACTCCTGGTTCGCGGCGTTCCTCTACATGGACCACCGCGATCTGTACCCGGTCACCGTCTACCTGCGGAACCTCATCGCGGGCGCCACGAGCGTCGACGGTGCCGCGGGCTCCGCCGAGGCCACGCAGATCGCGGCCAACGTGAAGGCGGTGACGATGCTGCTCACCGTCCTGCCGATCGTCTGCCTCTACCCCTTCCTCCAGAGGTACTTCGTGTCGGGCGTGATGCTCGGCTCGGTCAAGCAGTGA